Proteins found in one Plodia interpunctella isolate USDA-ARS_2022_Savannah chromosome 24, ilPloInte3.2, whole genome shotgun sequence genomic segment:
- the LOC128680404 gene encoding RNA-binding protein 34 isoform X2, which yields MCRPCILLQVKDFSNCFEMDYVVGSVAALISGNVTPNRPKLVRRALTPMKHQPSPNVTPKSEFVEDRSIFLSPTLQKKKAIVKKSPKRIFENPDLDVASENEGNDSPSSPKADKVKKHLQEELLDNSKGSPISPKNKKNISLDMSGDNSDSVEGATPKKKKNKSSVSDRVDDTQNNETPKKKNSKVTAGTENISENLETNVSPKKSKKKLSVQIQQNIEEAESESPKKKNKKRKHSENTETENGSGNTVDTTVEVNKKKKKKNKKQNKNLESAEENVSQKENSKKLKQKMQVNPNAITEQDTDSEHESDNEIESENDEANKEILDTGPAQDSSDEEEEAAPKKPEKVETPEASEDEVRRTLFVGNVPFTKKCKKEIKKIFSKYGTIETVRIRTVPIKDPRFTPKLALIKNELHPERSTVNVYVKFKEESSVEQALAENNTVLNDHHLRVTRSDSAGATHDRACAVFVGNLPFALEDERLRDKFAACGEIHSVRIIRDKKTNAGKGFGYINFASKDGVELALNMKDADLTIKNRILRVKRCVQTKPGSNPGPKGHNQGGHNQGRRRWTSRQEDEALEPTTE from the exons ATGTGTCGACcgtgtattttattacaagtaaaGGATTTTAGCAATTGTTTTGAAATGGATTATGTTGTAGGCAGTGTGGCTGCTCTAATATCGGGTAACGTAACTCCAAATCGACCTAAACTTGTCCGCAGAGCCCTAACTCCTATGAAACACCAACCTTCACCAAATGTGACTCCGAAGAGTGAGTTCGTTGAGGATAGGTCTATATTTCTCTCTCCGACACTGCAAAAGAAGAAAGCTATTGTCAAGAAGTCGCCCAaaagaattttcgaaaatcCAGATTTAGATGTGGCTTCAGAAAATGAAGGTAACGATAGCCCCAGTAGTCCTAAAGCTGACAAAGTGAAAAAGCATTTGCAAGAGGAATTATTAGACAATTCGAAAGGAAGTCCAATAtcacctaaaaataaaaagaatatatcaTTAGACATGTCTGGTGATAATTCAGACAGTGTTGAAGGTGCAACAcctaaaaagaagaaaaacaaaagttcTGTTAGTGATCGTGTAGATGATactcaaaataatgaaacgccTAAGAAGAAAAATAGTAAGGTCACAGCGGGCACTGAAAATATATCTGAAAATCTAGAGACAAATGTAAGCCCtaagaaaagtaaaaagaaattatcagttcaaattcaacaaaatatagaaGAGGCAGAATCGGAATcaccaaaaaagaaaaataagaaacgAAAGCACAGTGAAAATACTGAAACTGAAAATGGATCTGGCAACACAGTTGACACCACAGTAgaagtgaataaaaaaaagaaaaagaaaaataagaaacaGAACAAAAATCTCGAATCAGCAGAAGAAAATGTATCACAGAAAGagaattcaaaaaaattaaaacagaagATGCAAGTGAATCCCAATGCAATAACCGAACAAGACACAGACTCTGAACATGAATCAGATAACGAAATAGAGTCTGAAAATGATGAGGCTAATAAGGAAATACTTGACACTGGCCCAGCACAGGATAGTtctgatgaagaagaagaagcagccCCTAAAAAG CCGGAGAAAGTGGAaacaccagaagcaagtgagGACGAAGTCAGGAGAACTCTATTTGTAGGCAATGTGCCGTTCACCAAGAAATGCAAGAAGGAAATCAAGAAGATCTTCAGCAAATATGGCACTATTGAGACTGTGAG AATCCGCACAGTACCAATAAAGGACCCCCGCTTCACCCCCAAGTTGGCGTTGATCAAGAACGAGCTGCATCCAGAACGGTCAACTGTCAATGTGTATGTCAAGTTCAAAGAAGAATCTTCCGTCGAACAG GCCCTGGCAGAAAACAACACAGTGCTAAACGATCACCATTTAAGAGTGACCCGCAGCGACAGCGCAGGCGCGACGCACGATCGCGCGTGCGCAGTGTTCGTGGGCAACCTGCCCTTCGCGCTCGAGGACGAGCGCCTGCGGGACAAGTTCGCGGCTTGCGGGGAGATCCACTCGGTCAGGATCATTAGGGATAAGAAAACTAATGCCGGGAAAG GTTTCGGCTACATAAACTTCGCATCAAAAGACGGCGTGGAGCTAGCCCTGAACATGAAGGACGCAGACCTGACGATCAAGAACAGGATACTGAGAGTGAAGCGCTGCGTGCAGACCAagccgggttcgaacccgggaccgaAAGGACATAACCAGGGGGGACATAACCAAG GACGGCGGCGATGGACCTCCAGACAAGAAGACGAAGCGTTGGAACCAACCACAGAATGA
- the LOC128680404 gene encoding RNA-binding protein 34 isoform X1 — translation MCRPCILLQVKDFSNCFEMDYVVGSVAALISGNVTPNRPKLVRRALTPMKHQPSPNVTPKSEFVEDRSIFLSPTLQKKKAIVKKSPKRIFENPDLDVASENEGNDSPSSPKADKVKKHLQEELLDNSKGSPISPKNKKNISLDMSGDNSDSVEGATPKKKKNKSSVSDRVDDTQNNETPKKKNSKVTAGTENISENLETNVSPKKSKKKLSVQIQQNIEEAESESPKKKNKKRKHSENTETENGSGNTVDTTVEVNKKKKKKNKKQNKNLESAEENVSQKENSKKLKQKMQVNPNAITEQDTDSEHESDNEIESENDEANKEILDTGPAQDSSDEEEEAAPKKPEKVETPEASEDEVRRTLFVGNVPFTKKCKKEIKKIFSKYGTIETVRIRTVPIKDPRFTPKLALIKNELHPERSTVNVYVKFKEESSVEQALAENNTVLNDHHLRVTRSDSAGATHDRACAVFVGNLPFALEDERLRDKFAACGEIHSVRIIRDKKTNAGKGFGYINFASKDGVELALNMKDADLTIKNRILRVKRCVQTKPGSNPGPKGHNQGGHNQDFVRRNDGQVGIKQGGKFQRKFQGQGQGNFRGNKEEGAYRRIMNKRKGQDGGDGPPDKKTKRWNQPQNEKKARKEFVGMTAEKRKKHTFNKGQKKKKILSEILANK, via the exons ATGTGTCGACcgtgtattttattacaagtaaaGGATTTTAGCAATTGTTTTGAAATGGATTATGTTGTAGGCAGTGTGGCTGCTCTAATATCGGGTAACGTAACTCCAAATCGACCTAAACTTGTCCGCAGAGCCCTAACTCCTATGAAACACCAACCTTCACCAAATGTGACTCCGAAGAGTGAGTTCGTTGAGGATAGGTCTATATTTCTCTCTCCGACACTGCAAAAGAAGAAAGCTATTGTCAAGAAGTCGCCCAaaagaattttcgaaaatcCAGATTTAGATGTGGCTTCAGAAAATGAAGGTAACGATAGCCCCAGTAGTCCTAAAGCTGACAAAGTGAAAAAGCATTTGCAAGAGGAATTATTAGACAATTCGAAAGGAAGTCCAATAtcacctaaaaataaaaagaatatatcaTTAGACATGTCTGGTGATAATTCAGACAGTGTTGAAGGTGCAACAcctaaaaagaagaaaaacaaaagttcTGTTAGTGATCGTGTAGATGATactcaaaataatgaaacgccTAAGAAGAAAAATAGTAAGGTCACAGCGGGCACTGAAAATATATCTGAAAATCTAGAGACAAATGTAAGCCCtaagaaaagtaaaaagaaattatcagttcaaattcaacaaaatatagaaGAGGCAGAATCGGAATcaccaaaaaagaaaaataagaaacgAAAGCACAGTGAAAATACTGAAACTGAAAATGGATCTGGCAACACAGTTGACACCACAGTAgaagtgaataaaaaaaagaaaaagaaaaataagaaacaGAACAAAAATCTCGAATCAGCAGAAGAAAATGTATCACAGAAAGagaattcaaaaaaattaaaacagaagATGCAAGTGAATCCCAATGCAATAACCGAACAAGACACAGACTCTGAACATGAATCAGATAACGAAATAGAGTCTGAAAATGATGAGGCTAATAAGGAAATACTTGACACTGGCCCAGCACAGGATAGTtctgatgaagaagaagaagcagccCCTAAAAAG CCGGAGAAAGTGGAaacaccagaagcaagtgagGACGAAGTCAGGAGAACTCTATTTGTAGGCAATGTGCCGTTCACCAAGAAATGCAAGAAGGAAATCAAGAAGATCTTCAGCAAATATGGCACTATTGAGACTGTGAG AATCCGCACAGTACCAATAAAGGACCCCCGCTTCACCCCCAAGTTGGCGTTGATCAAGAACGAGCTGCATCCAGAACGGTCAACTGTCAATGTGTATGTCAAGTTCAAAGAAGAATCTTCCGTCGAACAG GCCCTGGCAGAAAACAACACAGTGCTAAACGATCACCATTTAAGAGTGACCCGCAGCGACAGCGCAGGCGCGACGCACGATCGCGCGTGCGCAGTGTTCGTGGGCAACCTGCCCTTCGCGCTCGAGGACGAGCGCCTGCGGGACAAGTTCGCGGCTTGCGGGGAGATCCACTCGGTCAGGATCATTAGGGATAAGAAAACTAATGCCGGGAAAG GTTTCGGCTACATAAACTTCGCATCAAAAGACGGCGTGGAGCTAGCCCTGAACATGAAGGACGCAGACCTGACGATCAAGAACAGGATACTGAGAGTGAAGCGCTGCGTGCAGACCAagccgggttcgaacccgggaccgaAAGGACATAACCAGGGGGGACATAACCAAG ATTTCGTGAGAAGAAACGACGGCCAAGTTGGAATAAAACAAGGAGGCAAATTTCAAAGGAAGTTTCAAGGACAAGGTCAAGGGAACTTCAGAGGAAATAAGGAGGAGGGAGCATACAGAAGGATTATGAATAAGAGAAAGGGACAG GACGGCGGCGATGGACCTCCAGACAAGAAGACGAAGCGTTGGAACCAACCACAGAATGAGAAGAAAGCTAGGAAGGAATTCGTTGGAATGACCGCTGAAAAGAGAAAG AAACACACATTCAACAAGGGacagaagaaaaagaagattttaagtgaaattcttgcaaataaataa